In Formosa haliotis, the sequence TATACCATGTTTCTATCCATTCGAAGATAGATAACTCAGCTTCGGACCTTAGTTTATAGTTGTGTCTATATACCCATTCTACTTTTAATGATTTAAAAAAGGATTCTGCCACAGCGTTATCCCAACAGTTTCCTTTGCGACTCATAGATTGCTTGACTAACCCTTCATAGCTTTTAATAATAGAGGTAAACTTTTGGCTTGCATATTGTACACCTCTATCAGAATGAAAAATTAGAGGTTCTTGCAAGGTTGTGTTTTTAATAGCCATGTTCCAAGCTCTTACAATAGTGTTATCTGTAGTAAGATCTTTGCTTAAAGACCATCCAACCACTTTTCTATTAAATAAATCGATAATAACCGTAAGATACAGCCAACCTTGTTTGGTTTGAATATAAGTGAGGTCACTTACCCAAACTTGTTTTTCTCGATTAACATCAAAGCATTGGTTAAGCAAATTAGGAGCTATTGGATAATTATGATTACTATCTGTGGTTGTTTTAAATTTACGTTTTCGTTTAGCAAACAAATAATTAGCGCTCATAATACGGGCTACTCTAGGTTTAGACACCTTATAGCCTAATGCCTCCAATTCTGATTTTATCCTTGGAGAACCATAGCTTTGAAAACTCTTCTCAAATATGCTTCTAACAAGCGAGCTTATCTTTTGGTTTTCTATCCACAACTTACTTGGTCCTGATTGTAACCAGTGATAATAACCGCTTTTGCTTACCTTTAATACTTTGCACATCGCCTCAACAGGAAATTTTAATAGGTGTTGTTTTATAAACCTGTATTTTTCTTGTCGCTCACGGAGAAGATGCCAATCGCCTTTTTTAAGATATCACGCTCTAATTCGGCTTCTTTTAAAGCCTTTTTTAAACGATCTATCTCTTTCTCTTCATCTGTCATTTTAGGCTTACCCCGACCAGGAAAACTGTTTTTACCGTAATCTTTTAACTCTTTACGCCAACGATAAAGCACAGATGGAAATATGTCCAAGTCTTCACAGACTTGCTTTACATTGTCTTTGGCATAACTTAATTCTACTGCCTTTTGCTTAAACTCTAATGTGTAATGTTTCGGTTTACTTCTCATAATTGCTAAATTAATAACTAGAAAACAAATTCTCTCAACTTAGTGTCTAGTCTAATGTAGTAATTCCAGTCCAAAAAATTATGGAAATTGGACTGCTACATTCATTCATTTGGAACGCTGTATTTCAGCAAATACGGTTTTTGATGATATAGATGAAAAATTTGTGAACAATGTTCGTAAATACTTTCACACGAAAGCGCACACTAAAAGTGATTTACCGTTAGCCCTGAATTCTAAATATTCATACTTCAATAAATTTAAAGCTTCTTTAAGAGCAGCTTTTGAAGAAGGTTATCTAACTATTAATTATTCCGCTAAAGTAAAGTCATTCGAGCAAGCAGAAAGTCAAAGAGAATATCTTACATTCCAAGAAGTACAAAGTCTAGTCAGCACAAAGTGTAAATATGAAGTGTTAAAAAGGGCTTTTCTATTTTCTTGTCTGTCCGGTTTAAGATGGTCAGACATCAATGCCATGACCTGGTCTGAAGTACGTGACGAGGATGATACGAGCCGAATTAATTTTAGACAAAA encodes:
- a CDS encoding IS3 family transposase (programmed frameshift), which encodes MRSKPKHYTLEFKQKAVELSYAKDNVKQVCEDLDIFPSVLYRWRKELKDYGKNSFPGRGKPKMTDEEKEIDRLKKALKEAELERDNLKKGDWHLLRERQEKYRFIKQHLLKFPVEAMCKVLKVSKSGYYHWLQSGPSKLWIENQKISSLVRSIFEKSFQSYGSPRIKSELEALGYKVSKPRVARIMSANYLFAKRKRKFKTTTDSNHNYPIAPNLLNQCFDVNREKQVWVSDLTYIQTKQGWLYLTVIIDLFNRKVVGWSLSKDLTTDNTIVRAWNMAIKNTTLQEPLIFHSDRGVQYASQKFTSIIKSYEGLVKQSMSRKGNCWDNAVAESFFKSLKVEWVYRHNYKLRSEAELSIFEWIETWYNNRRRHSFLGNRSIREFELDMYNHELAA